Proteins encoded in a region of the Chryseobacterium piperi genome:
- the nuoH gene encoding NADH-quinone oxidoreductase subunit NuoH has product MDLLTFKVILVLALFLLSLTIAAYSTWAERKVASIMQDRIGPNRAGPFGLLQPLADGGKFFFKEDFTPANAEKFLFVVGPALVMFISLITGAVIPWGKSLNIGGVSYDLQVANIDVGVLFIIGMASIGVYGIMIGGWASNNKYSLLGAIRASSQMISYELAMGLALLSIIMMSGSLDLKVITETQTTGKLWGLIHIDGMNWNIFYQPLAFLIFMVAALAETNRHPFDLPECESELVTGYSTEYSSMKLGLYMFGEYVNMFISNAFMVVLFFGGYNYPGIEWVTEHWGENTAGILSIVAFLAKTIIGILIFMWIRWTLPRFRYDQLMHLGWKTLIPLAVLNLIVTGALILAFGH; this is encoded by the coding sequence ATGGATTTACTTACATTTAAAGTGATACTTGTACTAGCGCTTTTCTTACTTTCATTAACGATAGCAGCCTACTCTACCTGGGCAGAAAGAAAAGTAGCCTCTATTATGCAGGATAGAATCGGGCCTAACAGAGCAGGACCTTTCGGATTATTGCAGCCACTTGCTGACGGTGGTAAATTCTTCTTTAAAGAAGACTTTACTCCTGCCAATGCAGAAAAATTCCTTTTCGTAGTTGGACCGGCATTGGTTATGTTCATCTCACTTATTACAGGAGCAGTTATTCCTTGGGGTAAAAGCTTAAATATCGGAGGTGTCTCTTATGATCTTCAGGTTGCGAATATTGATGTGGGTGTATTATTCATTATCGGGATGGCTTCAATCGGAGTTTACGGAATCATGATCGGAGGTTGGGCTTCTAACAATAAATACTCATTATTAGGTGCGATCCGTGCTTCTTCACAGATGATTTCTTACGAATTGGCAATGGGATTAGCTTTACTTTCTATCATTATGATGTCAGGAAGTTTAGATTTAAAAGTAATTACTGAAACTCAGACTACAGGGAAACTTTGGGGGCTTATTCATATCGACGGGATGAACTGGAATATTTTCTACCAGCCGTTAGCCTTTCTTATTTTCATGGTAGCTGCGTTGGCAGAAACCAATAGACACCCTTTCGATTTACCTGAGTGTGAATCTGAACTGGTAACCGGATATTCTACGGAATATTCATCAATGAAGCTGGGATTGTATATGTTTGGGGAATACGTGAACATGTTTATTTCAAATGCGTTTATGGTTGTTCTTTTCTTTGGAGGATATAATTATCCGGGAATTGAATGGGTAACCGAGCATTGGGGAGAGAACACTGCCGGAATTTTGAGTATTGTAGCCTTTTTAGCTAAAACAATTATCGGAATCCTTATCTTTATGTGGATCAGATGGACACTTCCAAGATTCAGATATGATCAGCTGATGCACTTAGGATGGAAAACATTAATTCCATTGGCAGTATTGAACCTAATTGTTACCGGTGCTTTAATTTTAGCATTTGGACACTAA
- a CDS encoding NuoI/complex I 23 kDa subunit family protein, with translation MKLTNRSKVVSNKEMTLAEKIYLPAIFKGMGITFKHAVRTVVKGAPAVYAYPEVQKPRAKVWRGHHVLKRDEEGRERCTACGLCAVACPAEAITMTASERTKEEKHLYREEKYASVYEINMLRCIFCGMCEEACPKSAIYLTDRLVDVETNRGSFIYGKDKLVEKINERIDITARQSEKQKNAVK, from the coding sequence ATGAAACTTACTAATAGATCAAAAGTTGTTTCTAACAAAGAAATGACCCTTGCTGAGAAAATCTATTTACCTGCGATTTTCAAAGGTATGGGGATTACATTCAAGCATGCTGTAAGAACCGTGGTAAAGGGTGCTCCTGCCGTTTATGCATATCCGGAAGTACAGAAACCAAGAGCTAAAGTATGGCGTGGTCATCATGTTCTTAAAAGAGATGAAGAAGGCAGAGAAAGATGTACAGCTTGCGGACTTTGTGCTGTTGCATGTCCTGCAGAAGCCATTACGATGACCGCTTCTGAAAGAACTAAAGAAGAAAAACACCTTTACAGAGAAGAAAAGTATGCTTCAGTATATGAAATCAATATGCTAAGATGTATTTTCTGCGGAATGTGTGAGGAAGCTTGTCCAAAGTCAGCCATCTATTTAACAGACAGATTGGTGGACGTGGAAACTAACAGAGGTTCTTTTATCTATGGAAAAGATAAATTAGTAGAAAAGATTAATGAAAGGATTGACATTACAGCAAGACAATCCGAGAAACAAAAAAATGCGGTAAAATAA
- a CDS encoding NADH-quinone oxidoreductase subunit J family protein, whose product MDQFLFFLVAFLAVASAVYFVFAKNPLYAILSLIVTMFSIAGMYILLNAQFLAIIQIIVYAGAIMVLFLYILMMLNLNKTDESKKNNTLKFVGVFTAGLLLIGILGVFRGIQDNHIVLENVDRGVGLTKTLGRLLFNEYVLPFELASILILAGIVGAVLIGKKDL is encoded by the coding sequence ATGGATCAGTTTTTATTTTTCTTGGTGGCTTTCTTAGCAGTAGCAAGTGCGGTTTATTTTGTATTTGCAAAAAATCCTTTATATGCTATTTTGTCATTAATTGTTACAATGTTTTCAATTGCCGGAATGTACATTCTTTTGAATGCCCAGTTCCTGGCAATCATTCAGATTATAGTATATGCCGGAGCAATCATGGTATTATTCCTTTATATCCTTATGATGCTTAACCTTAATAAAACAGACGAAAGTAAAAAGAACAATACTTTAAAATTTGTTGGAGTTTTTACTGCCGGTCTTTTATTAATAGGGATCTTAGGAGTGTTCAGAGGAATACAGGACAATCATATTGTACTGGAAAATGTGGACAGAGGCGTTGGTCTTACTAAAACTCTGGGTAGACTTTTGTTTAATGAATATGTTTTACCGTTTGAGCTTGCTTCCATCCTTATTTTGGCAGGTATTGTAGGTGCGGTATTAATCGGTAAAAAAGATTTATAA
- the nuoK gene encoding NADH-quinone oxidoreductase subunit NuoK — MGEVNTFIQSVPLNYFIILSSVLFCLGVLGVLLRKNAIVILGCVELMLNSVNLLLAAFSAYKGNSDGQLLVFFIMVVAAAEVAVGLAIIAMLYRNTRSVDVSIFNKLRG; from the coding sequence ATGGGAGAAGTAAATACATTTATACAAAGCGTCCCTCTGAATTATTTCATCATTCTTTCTTCAGTATTATTCTGTTTGGGAGTGTTGGGAGTATTGCTGAGAAAAAATGCTATTGTAATTTTGGGTTGTGTAGAGCTTATGCTTAATTCTGTAAACCTTTTATTGGCTGCTTTTTCAGCATATAAAGGAAATAGCGACGGACAACTTTTAGTTTTCTTCATTATGGTGGTTGCTGCTGCGGAAGTAGCAGTAGGTTTGGCAATTATTGCTATGCTATATAGAAATACCCGTTCTGTAGATGTGAGTATATTTAATAAATTAAGAGGATAA
- the nuoL gene encoding NADH-quinone oxidoreductase subunit L yields MENLVYAIILLPLLGFLINGLFGKNLPKILVGGLATAVVFGSFCIAVSLFMNFNSESQPVIVKAFEWFRVNGVQINFGFQIDQLSLMMIMIITGIGSLIHLYSIGYMSHDKGFYKFFTYLNLFIFSMLLLVMGSNYLILFIGWEGVGLCSYLLIGFWFTNEEYGKAARKAFIMNRIGDLGLLIGIFMIASQTNAIDYLSVAQNASKFELDGTVIIFITASLFIGATGKSAQVPLYTWLPDAMAGPTPVSALIHAATMVTAGIYLVVRSNFLFTLAPTVQGGILWIGFLTAALAGFYALRQNDIKKVLAYSTVSQLGFMFIALGLGAYTTAMFHVMTHAFFKALLFLGAGSVIHAMSNEQDMRFMGGLKKVIPITHATFLIGTLAISGFPLLSGMISKDEILVAAFAKNPIYWVMLFILAAITATYMFRLYYLTFHGEFRGTEEQKHHLHESPMNMTLPLVVLAIFSVIGGFINLPHFIGHGHYAKLMEWLKPVFTEESFNQMEALLSGVDFKTEMILLAATVIMFFSVWFIVKNTYVNKKKMALPEDSYTGWEKLSAKKLYIDELYNALIVKTVEGLGRGGKMFDKGILDRFVDFVGEGAEDSGRSMKRIQNGNVETYILIMSLAVGIILIVNFILQ; encoded by the coding sequence ATGGAAAATTTAGTGTATGCAATAATACTTTTACCACTTTTAGGGTTTCTTATTAACGGTTTATTTGGGAAGAATCTTCCAAAAATATTGGTAGGTGGGTTAGCAACTGCGGTGGTCTTCGGATCTTTCTGCATCGCTGTCAGCCTTTTCATGAATTTCAATTCTGAAAGCCAGCCAGTAATCGTAAAAGCTTTTGAATGGTTTAGAGTCAACGGAGTTCAAATCAATTTTGGATTCCAGATCGATCAGTTATCGTTAATGATGATTATGATCATTACAGGTATCGGATCATTAATTCACCTGTACTCTATCGGATATATGAGTCATGATAAAGGGTTCTATAAGTTTTTTACTTATCTGAATCTTTTCATCTTCTCCATGTTACTTTTAGTAATGGGAAGCAATTACCTGATCCTTTTCATTGGATGGGAAGGGGTAGGTTTATGTTCTTACCTGTTGATCGGATTCTGGTTTACAAACGAGGAATATGGTAAGGCAGCAAGAAAGGCATTCATCATGAACAGAATCGGTGACCTTGGTTTACTGATCGGTATTTTCATGATTGCTTCTCAAACCAATGCTATCGATTATCTTTCAGTAGCTCAGAATGCTTCAAAATTTGAATTAGACGGAACAGTAATTATCTTTATTACAGCGAGTTTATTTATTGGTGCTACCGGTAAATCTGCTCAGGTTCCTTTATATACATGGTTACCGGATGCGATGGCAGGTCCGACACCGGTTTCTGCGTTAATTCACGCAGCAACGATGGTTACGGCAGGGATTTATTTAGTAGTAAGATCTAACTTCTTATTTACTTTAGCTCCAACTGTTCAGGGCGGAATTCTATGGATAGGATTCTTAACTGCAGCATTGGCAGGTTTCTATGCACTTCGTCAAAACGACATTAAAAAAGTATTGGCTTATTCTACAGTTTCACAACTAGGATTTATGTTCATTGCTTTAGGATTAGGTGCTTATACAACAGCCATGTTCCACGTAATGACACACGCATTCTTCAAAGCTTTATTGTTCCTGGGTGCAGGTTCTGTAATCCACGCAATGAGTAATGAGCAGGACATGCGTTTCATGGGAGGGTTAAAAAAGGTAATTCCTATTACCCATGCTACTTTCCTTATCGGAACATTGGCAATCTCAGGATTCCCGTTACTTTCGGGGATGATCTCTAAAGATGAAATTTTAGTAGCAGCTTTTGCTAAAAACCCGATCTACTGGGTAATGCTATTTATTTTAGCAGCAATTACAGCTACTTATATGTTCAGATTATACTATCTTACGTTCCATGGAGAATTCAGAGGAACAGAGGAGCAGAAACACCACTTACATGAAAGCCCAATGAATATGACATTACCACTAGTGGTATTGGCTATCTTTTCTGTAATTGGAGGTTTTATTAATCTACCTCACTTTATCGGTCACGGTCATTATGCAAAATTAATGGAGTGGTTAAAACCGGTATTTACCGAGGAGAGTTTCAACCAAATGGAAGCGTTGCTTTCAGGGGTTGATTTTAAAACAGAAATGATACTTTTAGCAGCAACAGTGATTATGTTCTTCAGCGTATGGTTCATCGTTAAAAACACTTATGTGAATAAGAAAAAGATGGCACTTCCTGAAGACAGTTATACCGGTTGGGAAAAACTTTCTGCTAAAAAACTATATATTGACGAACTTTACAATGCATTAATTGTAAAAACTGTTGAAGGATTAGGACGTGGGGGAAAAATGTTTGATAAGGGTATCTTAGATCGCTTTGTAGACTTTGTCGGCGAAGGCGCGGAAGATAGCGGAAGATCTATGAAACGTATTCAAAATGGAAATGTTGAGACTTACATTCTTATCATGTCTTTAGCTGTGGGAATTATACTGATTGTTAACTTTATATTACAATAA
- a CDS encoding complex I subunit 4 family protein, with translation MSCLLLTLLLLPLVGSGLVFAWKNKSSKYLALGIALIQMLLTFYILSDFDFTPTVDSVLQHEINYPWSQFIKSSLHFGIDGMSMLLLLLTNILTPLIILSSFNENVSYRNSFYGLILLMQFGLVGVFTALDGLLFYIFWEVTLIPIWFIAGLWGQENKRFEFTTKFFVYTFVGSLFMLAGLIYVYNHSASFALTDLYNASLNETQQTVVFWFIFFAFAVKLPIFPFHTWQPDTYTYSPTQGSMLLSGIMLKMAVYGVLRYLLPITPIPIMGISGQIVIILAIVGILHGALIAIIQNDMKRIIAYSSFSHVGLMIAGIFASAVLTLRGTFTVEGAEGALVQTFAHGINVVGLFYCADILYKRFKSRDIRQMGGLAKVAPKFAVLFLLILLGSMGVPLTNGFIGEFMLIKSVFDFNVLAAIIAGLTIILSAVYLLRFYGKAMFGKGNEAVLSTAKDLSGVEFSVLASLAVFVILLGIFPQPVIDMVSSSVKFIYASLIN, from the coding sequence ATGTCTTGTTTATTATTAACATTATTACTTTTACCTCTAGTAGGTTCGGGACTAGTTTTTGCCTGGAAAAATAAATCCAGCAAATATTTGGCGCTAGGAATTGCATTGATACAAATGCTTCTTACATTTTATATACTATCGGATTTCGATTTTACTCCGACGGTAGATAGTGTATTGCAGCATGAAATCAATTATCCTTGGTCACAATTTATCAAGAGCTCTCTGCATTTCGGAATTGACGGAATGAGCATGCTGCTTTTGTTATTGACCAATATCTTAACGCCTCTAATTATTTTATCTTCGTTCAACGAAAATGTGAGCTACAGAAATTCTTTCTATGGTCTTATCCTGCTGATGCAGTTTGGGCTTGTAGGAGTTTTCACTGCTCTAGACGGTTTACTGTTCTACATTTTCTGGGAGGTAACTCTTATTCCAATCTGGTTCATTGCCGGGCTTTGGGGTCAGGAAAATAAAAGATTTGAATTTACGACGAAGTTCTTCGTATATACATTTGTAGGATCGTTATTCATGTTAGCAGGATTGATTTACGTTTACAATCACTCTGCATCATTTGCTTTAACCGATCTATACAATGCTTCGCTTAATGAAACTCAGCAAACGGTAGTATTCTGGTTTATATTCTTTGCATTTGCAGTGAAGTTACCGATATTCCCTTTTCATACATGGCAGCCGGATACCTATACCTACTCTCCCACCCAGGGATCGATGTTGTTATCAGGGATCATGTTGAAAATGGCCGTGTATGGAGTTCTCCGTTACTTATTACCTATCACTCCGATTCCTATTATGGGAATCTCAGGACAAATCGTAATTATCCTGGCTATTGTGGGTATTCTTCACGGGGCATTGATCGCTATCATCCAGAATGATATGAAGAGAATCATTGCTTATTCTTCTTTCTCTCACGTTGGATTGATGATCGCAGGTATTTTTGCTTCAGCTGTTTTAACCCTGAGAGGAACATTTACTGTTGAAGGAGCTGAGGGTGCTTTGGTACAAACTTTTGCTCACGGTATTAACGTAGTTGGTTTGTTCTATTGTGCTGACATTCTTTATAAGAGATTTAAATCAAGAGATATCAGACAAATGGGAGGTTTAGCGAAAGTAGCTCCTAAGTTTGCCGTATTATTCCTTCTTATCTTGTTAGGTTCAATGGGTGTTCCATTAACTAACGGATTTATCGGAGAATTTATGTTGATTAAATCTGTTTTTGATTTCAATGTTTTAGCGGCTATAATTGCAGGTTTAACTATTATCCTTTCTGCAGTATACTTATTGAGATTCTACGGAAAAGCAATGTTTGGAAAAGGAAATGAAGCCGTATTAAGTACAGCAAAAGATCTATCAGGTGTAGAGTTTTCTGTACTGGCAAGTTTAGCGGTTTTTGTGATTTTACTAGGTATTTTCCCACAGCCGGTAATTGACATGGTGAGTAGTTCGGTGAAGTTTATCTATGCATCTTTGATTAATTAA
- a CDS encoding NADH-quinone oxidoreductase subunit N produces MSVLIIVFLTAVAALFSGVFEQGKFARYIGILGLIIALYVSFMPECSFFDHYKNMYEYGPNTALFTKISIVTTLLLFFLGGFAFSNHRSHQSELYALMLFALCGGIVLFGYQNLVTLFLGIEILSIPLYVMAGANKTDLKSNEASIKYFLMGAFATGFLLFGIAFIYGSTGSFDLYKIHDFGTANPKDVMFILGVILMLCALAFKVALAPFHMWSPDVYYGSPSLITAFMASVVKISGFFAFFRLMTIAFTGVTHEWINVLGVFLIITLLLANVMGLAQTNAKRMLAYSSVSHAGYIGLVFFGMTNLSTYNLAFYLFAYSLSTVGVFMCLIWVEKLKRETSFGAFKGLAKSEPLLATVAAISMLSMAGVPLTAGFMGKFALFSQAMNGAAFLVLVAVLGSAISIAYYLRLIIAMFFFKETTFKTSEKVTLTYNIVAVCIIASIIILGVFPDMFARQFGL; encoded by the coding sequence ATGAGTGTTTTAATTATTGTTTTCCTAACTGCAGTTGCTGCGTTGTTTTCAGGAGTTTTCGAACAAGGGAAATTCGCAAGATACATTGGGATTTTGGGGTTAATCATCGCATTATATGTGAGCTTCATGCCTGAATGTTCATTCTTCGACCACTATAAAAATATGTATGAGTATGGCCCTAATACTGCCCTATTCACTAAAATTTCAATTGTAACGACTTTATTGTTGTTCTTCCTTGGAGGTTTTGCATTCAGTAACCACAGAAGCCATCAGTCGGAATTATATGCATTGATGCTATTTGCTCTTTGTGGAGGGATTGTTCTTTTCGGATACCAAAATTTGGTTACCTTATTCTTAGGTATCGAAATTTTATCTATTCCTTTATATGTAATGGCCGGAGCCAACAAAACTGATTTGAAATCAAATGAAGCTTCAATCAAGTATTTCCTGATGGGTGCATTTGCAACAGGTTTCCTGTTGTTTGGTATCGCATTTATTTATGGAAGCACCGGAAGTTTCGATTTATATAAAATTCATGATTTTGGAACGGCTAATCCTAAAGATGTCATGTTCATCTTGGGCGTTATCCTTATGTTGTGTGCTTTGGCATTTAAGGTAGCTTTAGCTCCTTTCCATATGTGGAGCCCGGATGTATATTATGGTTCTCCGTCACTGATCACTGCTTTTATGGCAAGTGTTGTAAAAATTTCAGGATTCTTTGCATTCTTCAGATTGATGACCATTGCCTTTACGGGAGTAACTCATGAATGGATTAATGTTTTAGGAGTATTCCTGATCATTACTTTACTTCTAGCCAATGTAATGGGTCTTGCACAGACCAATGCGAAGAGAATGCTGGCGTACTCATCAGTATCTCATGCAGGATATATCGGTTTGGTTTTCTTTGGAATGACTAATCTGTCTACCTATAACCTTGCATTTTATCTATTTGCCTATTCGCTATCTACAGTAGGAGTATTTATGTGCCTGATCTGGGTAGAGAAATTAAAAAGAGAAACTTCTTTCGGAGCGTTCAAAGGGTTGGCTAAATCTGAACCTTTATTGGCTACTGTGGCAGCTATCTCGATGCTTTCAATGGCAGGGGTTCCACTAACAGCTGGTTTTATGGGTAAATTTGCCTTATTCTCCCAAGCAATGAATGGTGCCGCTTTCTTAGTTTTAGTAGCGGTTCTGGGGTCTGCAATTTCAATTGCTTACTACCTTAGATTAATCATTGCCATGTTTTTCTTTAAAGAAACAACATTTAAAACTTCAGAAAAAGTAACACTTACTTATAATATTGTTGCGGTATGTATTATTGCCTCAATCATTATTTTAGGAGTATTTCCAGATATGTTTGCAAGACAGTTTGGCTTATAA
- a CDS encoding Pycsar system effector family protein, whose amino-acid sequence MDILYKAKNYVEILFKDKLSSVYFYHNFIHTTYTVNKAEEIMKHTSVSKEDQEKVLLALWFHDTGYIDCAQNHEEKGVEILKNFLTNENYPENYIEDVSKLILATKITYEPQNLLEKIVKDADCSHFASHDYNDISDALRKEWELTNVKCFSNDEWNAGNIDMLKNKHHYYTDYAKENWEPLKKKNIKKIEKKLEKEEDKKESSESKDKENKKEPKSDRSVDTLFRITLNNHTRLSDIADSKANILLSVNAIIISVCLSVLVPKLDAPKNSHLIIPSFILLLSSVMTIIFAILSTKPNVTKTRFTNQDVADRKVNLLFFGNFHQMIFDDYHNAMRDLIKDRDYIYDSMVKDLYYLGKVLDRKYKLLSITYKIFMVGIIVSVLSFAYAFLSL is encoded by the coding sequence ATGGATATTTTATACAAAGCTAAAAATTATGTCGAGATCTTATTCAAAGATAAGTTATCTTCTGTATATTTCTACCATAATTTTATTCATACTACCTATACGGTCAATAAAGCCGAGGAAATTATGAAGCATACTTCTGTCTCTAAAGAAGATCAGGAAAAAGTTTTATTGGCTCTTTGGTTTCATGATACAGGCTATATTGATTGCGCTCAGAATCATGAAGAGAAAGGAGTTGAGATTTTGAAAAATTTTCTAACAAATGAAAACTATCCTGAAAATTATATTGAAGATGTTTCAAAGCTGATTTTAGCCACAAAAATTACTTATGAGCCTCAGAATTTATTGGAAAAAATAGTTAAAGATGCAGACTGTAGTCATTTTGCCAGCCACGATTATAATGATATCTCTGATGCACTGAGAAAAGAATGGGAACTTACGAACGTAAAATGTTTTTCCAATGATGAATGGAATGCCGGAAATATAGATATGCTCAAGAACAAACATCATTATTATACCGATTATGCCAAGGAAAATTGGGAACCATTAAAGAAAAAGAATATTAAGAAAATCGAGAAGAAGTTGGAGAAAGAAGAGGATAAAAAAGAGAGTTCCGAAAGTAAAGACAAAGAGAATAAAAAGGAGCCTAAATCGGACAGAAGCGTTGATACTTTATTCAGAATAACTTTGAATAATCATACCCGACTGAGTGATATTGCAGATAGTAAAGCAAACATCTTACTTTCAGTAAATGCTATAATTATTTCCGTATGTCTTTCTGTTCTGGTACCGAAACTGGATGCTCCTAAAAACTCACATCTTATTATTCCGAGTTTTATTTTGTTGTTGTCAAGTGTAATGACTATTATTTTTGCCATACTCTCAACCAAGCCTAATGTGACTAAAACAAGATTCACTAATCAGGATGTGGCTGACAGAAAGGTAAATCTTCTGTTCTTTGGAAACTTTCATCAGATGATATTTGATGATTACCATAATGCGATGCGTGATCTGATAAAAGACAGAGATTATATTTATGATTCTATGGTAAAAGATTTATATTATCTGGGAAAAGTACTGGATAGAAAATATAAGCTTTTATCAATAACCTATAAGATTTTTATGGTAGGTATTATTGTTTCTGTACTCTCTTTTGCCTACGCATTTCTTAGTCTATAA